A portion of the Streptomyces sp. NBC_00376 genome contains these proteins:
- a CDS encoding xanthine dehydrogenase small subunit, with product MVAARITVNGKEAPISPAAPHTTALDFLRERGLTGTKEGCAEGECGACSILVARPGVNKPTDWVAVNACLIPVAALDDQEIITSEGLATAGEPGKPPTLHPVQEEMAVRGGSQCGYCTPGFICSMAAEYYRPTRCAHADSDDSTDAEHGPNGFDLHALSGNLCRCTGYRPIRDAAFAVGAPTEEDPLAQRREQSPPAPAATEYIQDSSVFLRKSTLAETLELLRGRPDAVVVAGSTDWGVEVNIRSRRADCVVAIDRLSELRELRVESDHIEIGAALTLTEIESRLDGDVPLLAELFPQFASRLIRNSATLGGNLGTGSPIGDSPPVLLALEASVVLADADGEREVPLADYFTGYRQSVRRPGELIRSVHIPLPLSQVVAFHKIAKRRFDDISSVAVAFALDIEDGVVRKARIGLGGVAATPIRSLATEAALEGRPWSAETVEAAARALRGEGTPMNDHRASALYRSAMLGQSLLKLYAQTTEAVSP from the coding sequence ATGGTAGCGGCGCGGATCACGGTCAACGGGAAAGAAGCACCGATTTCACCGGCTGCGCCTCACACCACAGCGCTGGATTTCCTGCGCGAGCGTGGCCTCACCGGAACAAAGGAGGGTTGCGCCGAGGGTGAATGCGGAGCCTGCTCGATCCTGGTGGCCCGTCCCGGAGTGAACAAGCCCACCGACTGGGTGGCGGTCAACGCCTGCCTGATCCCGGTCGCGGCGCTCGACGATCAGGAGATCATTACCTCCGAGGGTCTCGCCACGGCCGGCGAACCCGGCAAGCCGCCAACCCTGCACCCGGTGCAGGAGGAGATGGCGGTGCGCGGCGGCTCCCAATGCGGTTACTGCACGCCGGGATTCATCTGCAGCATGGCCGCCGAGTACTACCGACCCACGCGCTGCGCGCATGCGGACTCGGACGACAGCACTGACGCCGAGCACGGTCCGAACGGTTTCGACCTGCACGCCCTGAGCGGAAACCTGTGCCGCTGCACGGGGTACCGCCCGATTCGCGATGCCGCGTTCGCCGTCGGTGCACCCACCGAGGAGGACCCGCTGGCACAGCGTCGCGAGCAGTCCCCGCCCGCACCGGCGGCCACCGAGTACATTCAGGACAGCAGTGTTTTCCTTCGGAAGAGCACCCTGGCCGAAACGCTGGAGTTGCTGCGCGGGCGGCCCGATGCGGTGGTGGTCGCCGGCTCCACCGACTGGGGCGTTGAGGTGAATATCCGTTCCCGTAGGGCGGATTGCGTGGTCGCCATCGACCGGCTGTCCGAATTGCGGGAGCTGCGAGTCGAATCCGACCACATCGAGATCGGGGCGGCGCTGACGCTCACCGAGATCGAAAGCCGTCTGGACGGTGACGTCCCGCTGCTGGCCGAGCTGTTCCCGCAGTTCGCATCCCGGCTCATCCGCAACAGTGCGACCCTCGGCGGCAACCTGGGTACCGGCTCTCCCATCGGTGACAGCCCGCCGGTGCTGCTCGCGCTGGAGGCGTCGGTGGTGCTCGCCGACGCCGACGGTGAGCGCGAGGTCCCGTTGGCGGACTACTTCACCGGTTACCGGCAGAGCGTGCGCCGTCCGGGCGAGCTGATCCGCTCGGTGCACATCCCGCTGCCTTTGTCGCAGGTCGTGGCCTTCCACAAGATCGCCAAGCGGCGCTTCGACGACATCTCCAGCGTGGCAGTCGCTTTCGCGCTCGACATCGAGGATGGGGTCGTCCGCAAGGCACGTATCGGCCTGGGCGGCGTGGCCGCGACCCCGATCCGCTCCCTCGCCACCGAGGCGGCCCTGGAGGGCAGGCCATGGTCGGCGGAGACCGTCGAGGCCGCGGCCCGGGCGCTGCGGGGCGAGGGCACACCGATGAACGATCACCGCGCCAGCGCGCTCTACCGTTCCGCGATGCTGGGCCAGAGTCTGCTGAAGCTGTACGCGCAAACCACTGAGGCGGTGTCGCCATGA
- the xdhB gene encoding xanthine dehydrogenase molybdopterin binding subunit: MSHLSERPEKPAVGVSMPHESATLHVTGSALYTDDLVCRTKDVLHAYPVQVMKAHGRITALHTEPALAVPGVVRVLTGADVPGVNDAGMKHDEPLFPNEVMFYGHAVAWVLAETLEAARLGAAAVEVELDELTSVVTLQDAFAADSFHGAQPVMLTGDVDAGFADSAHVFTGEFQFSDQEHFYLETHAALAHIDEAEQVFIQSSTQHPSETQEIVAHVLGLHSHEVTVQCLRMGGGFGGKEMQPHGFAAVAALGAKLTGRPVRLRLNRTQDLTMSGKRHGFHAQWKIGFDADGRIRALDATLTADGGWSLDLSEPVVARALCHIDNTYWIPNARIAGRIAKTNKVSNTAFRGFGGPQGMLVIEDIMGRCAPLLGLDPIELRERNFYQKGQATPYGQPVVHPERISAVWQKVQDNGGIADRKREIAAFNAAHPNTKRALAVTGVKFGISFNLTAFNQGGALVLIYKDGSVLINHGGTEMGQGLHTKMLQVAATTLGIPLHKVRLAPTRTDKVPNTSATAASSGADLNGAAVKNACEQLRERLLQVAASQLGSNASDVRIVEGVARTLGSDRQLAWDDLVRTAYFQRVQLSAAGFYRTEGLHWDAKTFRGSPFKYFSHGAAAAEVEVDGFTGAYRIRRVDIVHDVGDSLSPLIDIGQVEGGFVQGAGWLTLEDMRWDATDGPNRGRLLTQAASTYKLPSFSEMPEEFNVTLLENATEEGSVYGSKAVGEPPLMLAFSVREALRQAAAAFGPCGASVELASPATPEAVYWAIQAARSDDASRNGRARDGLVAGGDTGNGHAADGEIRTDANALNGA; the protein is encoded by the coding sequence ATGAGTCATTTGTCCGAGCGCCCTGAAAAGCCTGCCGTCGGCGTATCGATGCCGCACGAGAGCGCCACCCTGCACGTCACCGGTAGCGCTCTCTACACCGACGACCTGGTCTGTCGCACCAAGGACGTGCTGCACGCCTACCCGGTCCAGGTCATGAAGGCCCATGGCAGGATCACCGCGCTGCACACCGAGCCCGCGCTCGCCGTGCCTGGCGTGGTCCGCGTCCTGACCGGTGCCGACGTACCCGGCGTCAACGATGCCGGGATGAAGCATGACGAACCGCTGTTCCCCAACGAGGTCATGTTCTACGGCCACGCGGTCGCATGGGTGCTCGCCGAAACCCTGGAGGCGGCCCGGCTCGGTGCGGCGGCCGTCGAGGTGGAGCTCGACGAACTGACCTCCGTGGTCACGCTGCAGGACGCCTTCGCGGCCGACAGCTTTCACGGCGCTCAGCCCGTGATGCTGACCGGCGACGTCGACGCCGGCTTCGCCGACTCCGCGCATGTGTTCACCGGCGAGTTCCAGTTTTCCGACCAGGAACACTTCTACCTCGAGACTCATGCGGCGCTGGCCCATATCGACGAGGCCGAGCAGGTGTTCATCCAGAGCAGCACCCAGCATCCTTCGGAGACCCAGGAAATCGTCGCGCACGTACTCGGCCTGCACAGCCACGAAGTAACCGTGCAGTGTCTGCGGATGGGCGGCGGCTTCGGCGGCAAGGAAATGCAACCGCACGGGTTCGCGGCCGTCGCCGCACTCGGCGCCAAGCTGACCGGCCGGCCGGTTAGGCTGCGGCTCAACCGGACGCAGGATCTGACCATGTCCGGTAAGCGGCACGGATTCCATGCCCAGTGGAAGATCGGCTTCGACGCCGACGGACGCATCCGGGCATTGGACGCCACCTTGACCGCAGACGGTGGCTGGAGCCTGGATCTGTCCGAGCCGGTGGTGGCCCGTGCGCTGTGCCACATCGACAACACCTACTGGATTCCCAACGCGCGCATCGCCGGTCGTATCGCCAAGACCAACAAGGTCTCCAATACCGCCTTCCGCGGCTTCGGCGGACCGCAGGGCATGTTGGTGATCGAGGACATCATGGGCCGGTGCGCGCCGCTGCTCGGCCTGGACCCGATCGAATTGCGGGAGCGCAACTTCTACCAGAAGGGTCAGGCGACTCCGTACGGGCAGCCGGTCGTCCATCCCGAACGGATCTCAGCCGTCTGGCAGAAGGTCCAGGACAACGGCGGCATCGCCGATCGCAAGCGCGAGATCGCCGCCTTCAATGCCGCACACCCGAACACCAAGCGGGCACTCGCGGTCACCGGCGTCAAGTTCGGAATCTCGTTCAACCTCACCGCCTTCAACCAGGGCGGCGCGCTGGTGCTGATCTACAAGGACGGTTCGGTCCTGATCAACCACGGCGGCACCGAGATGGGCCAGGGCTTGCACACCAAGATGCTTCAGGTGGCCGCGACCACGCTGGGTATCCCGCTGCACAAGGTGCGGTTGGCCCCGACGCGAACCGACAAGGTGCCCAACACTTCTGCCACCGCCGCCAGTTCCGGGGCGGACCTCAACGGTGCGGCGGTGAAGAACGCCTGCGAGCAGTTGCGCGAGCGGCTACTGCAGGTGGCCGCCTCGCAGCTGGGCTCGAATGCCTCGGATGTGCGCATCGTGGAGGGCGTCGCGCGCACCTTGGGCAGCGACAGGCAGCTGGCCTGGGACGACCTGGTGCGCACCGCGTACTTCCAGCGAGTTCAGTTGTCCGCGGCCGGCTTCTACCGGACTGAGGGGCTGCACTGGGACGCGAAGACGTTCAGGGGCTCGCCATTCAAGTACTTCTCCCACGGCGCCGCCGCGGCCGAGGTGGAGGTGGACGGCTTCACCGGCGCGTACCGCATCCGGAGGGTGGACATCGTGCACGATGTCGGCGACAGCCTGTCCCCGCTGATCGACATCGGTCAAGTCGAGGGTGGCTTCGTGCAGGGGGCGGGCTGGCTGACGCTCGAGGACATGCGCTGGGACGCCACTGACGGGCCGAACCGCGGCCGGCTGCTGACCCAGGCCGCGAGCACCTACAAGTTGCCTAGCTTTTCGGAGATGCCCGAGGAGTTCAACGTCACGCTCCTGGAGAACGCCACCGAAGAGGGCTCGGTGTACGGGTCCAAGGCGGTGGGTGAGCCTCCGCTGATGCTGGCGTTCTCGGTGCGGGAGGCATTGCGGCAGGCCGCCGCCGCGTTCGGACCGTGCGGGGCCAGCGTCGAGTTGGCTTCGCCCGCAACCCCGGAGGCGGTGTACTGGGCGATCCAGGCGGCTCGCTCGGACGATGCCTCTCGGAACGGTCGTGCCCGTGACGGGCTGGTCGCCGGCGGCGACACCGGCAACGGGCACGCCGCCGACGGCGAGATCCGAACCGATGCAAATGCGCTGAACGGTGCCTGA
- the xdhC gene encoding xanthine dehydrogenase accessory protein XdhC, protein MTWVAAVARLRARRESGVLVTVATVRGHAPRDAGAKLVVGQTETWGSIGGGNVEAVAIDRAREMLAVSKPEPELIDFALNDKVTNQHGVQCCGGTVSVLLEPLPVVRAVAVFGAGHVGLELARILARQDLDLHLIDTRSDILTEKRLGVLADAVAQVRVHHTPLLPEEVLEELPHGTHVLIMTHDHAEDAALCDAALRTTHLGSIGLIGSAAKWVRFRKRLATEGGHDEVTIDRIKTPIGLADITGKEPATIAVSVAADLLRTFETEGN, encoded by the coding sequence ATGACGTGGGTTGCCGCGGTCGCACGGTTGCGAGCGCGCCGGGAGTCCGGCGTACTGGTCACCGTTGCGACCGTGCGCGGCCATGCCCCGCGCGATGCCGGTGCGAAGCTCGTCGTGGGGCAGACCGAGACGTGGGGTTCGATCGGCGGCGGCAATGTCGAGGCCGTAGCGATCGATCGGGCCAGGGAGATGCTCGCTGTGTCCAAGCCCGAGCCGGAGCTGATTGATTTCGCTTTGAACGACAAGGTGACCAACCAGCATGGCGTGCAGTGCTGCGGTGGCACGGTCTCGGTGCTGCTCGAACCGCTGCCGGTGGTACGGGCAGTCGCGGTCTTCGGCGCCGGGCACGTCGGGCTGGAACTGGCGCGCATCCTGGCACGTCAGGACCTCGACCTCCATCTGATCGACACCCGCTCCGACATCCTCACCGAGAAGCGGCTCGGCGTGCTGGCAGACGCGGTGGCGCAGGTGCGCGTCCATCACACGCCTCTGCTGCCCGAGGAGGTGCTGGAAGAGTTGCCGCACGGCACCCACGTCCTGATCATGACCCATGATCACGCCGAGGACGCAGCTCTGTGCGACGCCGCCTTGCGTACAACCCATCTCGGCTCCATCGGACTGATCGGCTCGGCGGCCAAGTGGGTGCGGTTCCGTAAACGCCTCGCCACCGAGGGCGGTCACGACGAGGTCACCATCGATCGGATCAAGACCCCGATCGGGCTGGCTGACATCACGGGCAAGGAACCCGCGACAATTGCCGTGAGCGTCGCTGCCGATTTGCTGCGCACCTTCGAAACCGAAGGCAACTGA
- a CDS encoding Mu transposase domain-containing protein: protein MIERSPSTWWRFQTWLGRDHHVRVDTCDCSADSAAIDHQVAVLASNDQITVFAFGGEIVAQHAPAAGPAVSPSPTPSTQGARDGLVETSGQLRTSVPPLSRSPRSPTICAGGCSGRRRAQAGSCLGEADAC from the coding sequence GTGATTGAACGGTCGCCGTCGACCTGGTGGCGCTTTCAGACCTGGCTGGGCCGCGACCACCACGTCCGCGTCGACACCTGCGACTGCTCTGCCGACTCCGCGGCGATCGACCATCAGGTCGCTGTACTGGCCAGCAACGACCAGATCACCGTCTTCGCCTTTGGCGGCGAAATCGTCGCACAGCATGCCCCCGCTGCTGGGCCCGCCGTCAGCCCCTCACCGACCCCGAGCACACAGGGCGCGCGGGACGGGCTCGTGGAGACCTCGGGCCAGCTCCGTACCTCCGTACCACCGCTGTCTCGCTCACCGAGATCTCCAACAATCTGCGCAGGAGGATGTTCGGGTCGTCGAAGGGCGCAAGCCGGCTCCTGCCTTGGTGAGGCGGATGCTTGTTGA